From the Psilocybe cubensis strain MGC-MH-2018 chromosome 6, whole genome shotgun sequence genome, the window CACATTCAGCTTTATACCGCCGGACAGCGTCCGCCATTACTTTATCGATGGCCTTCAAAGCCTCCTCGGCGAGCTCCACAGCGTGCTCCGAGCGTTCATCAGTGGATGGATCCTTGGCCTCCTCAACGAGGGTCATAGTTGGTGGGTATAACGAGGTCGCAGAAGACCCTGAAATGGGGCGGTCATGATGGGCATTGACCTCATCAATGAACTCATCCACAAGGTTGTAGAGGATGGTATAGGAGACTCTGCCTAAGCCAGGTAGTCTTTTGCGTGTGTTGGGCACTTTGGCGTTCAAACAAGTCTTTtgaaaaggagagaaaatttagaggaagatgacgacaTGGAAGAGGTGCGACTCACCAGTAATGCAGTATGCACATATTCAAGCTCATTGAGCCAGTCGAGGTACAGCTCCGTCTCGAGAAGCTTGATTTTCTTCGACCCCTTTCGCTTCATCACAGCCGCCTTGGCAGAGTGCATCAGACGCCTGACCAACAGTCGAGGAGAGATTTCATCTACAAAGTACACAAGTTCAGCTGACGGCACACATCGAAGCACACCATCAACTGAGTCGCAGTACCTCTAGGCAAAGTCTTCAGAGCCGTAATCGCATCGTGGTTGGCGGGTTGGGCGACGATGCGCCGCAGAATCTTCTCCAGGTCCATCTCCTTTGATGGGCTTTTAGGAGTATCTACACGTTCTGTACCAAAGTTGTTAGATTGATATTGATAAAGCGGGTGGCCCGTACGTACGGCGTTTCCGAGGTGACTTCCATACGCTAGGGGAGGACGAAGGTGAACtctcatcttcgtcaagGGTGCGGTATCGTTTCCGCACTGGCGTCTGAAAGAGCTCTGTATCGCTGGAGCATGGTAGTTTGCGAGGGGAAACACTTTGCAGACGGGTGGAAGGCATAGATGGTACAAGGCAAAGTGACAACAATGGACTGATGGCATTCAACAAAGTAAATGACTTCTTTAGGGCAAGCTCACACGCGTTTCAACAGCACGTGACTCTCCTCCAATGGCATCCCACCAAACAAGGGACGCGTCAAACACGCCTTTCGGGAACTTTTTGTGCCACATTCTCAGAGAGGGTTTTCATTAACAAAATAGCATTTAGTACTTTACAGAGTCTAGGGAAGAACATGTTTACGTATCCTGATACCATAAAGCTCCCCTGAACGAAATCAAAGCTTAGCCTTGACCTTACGAAGCTCCTTTGCTTGATCGCGTAACACGCGACGAAGCAGCTTCCCGCTAGGCGATGTTGGGATCGCCGACACAAACTCAACTCCCCCAACCAAATGCTTATAGTGAATCTTGTTTTGGGCAACGTGCTATGCAGAAAAACGCGTGTTCAAGGTACGTGTCCAGCATCGAATCTTAGGCAGGAACTTACCTTGATAATTGACGCCTTGATTgcttcagcagcagcagcgctTTGGCTTGCCCGCTTTGACGCGTCTGCTGTGAGTACCACGTAAGCAAGGGGGACCTCCCCACCTATGTTCATACCTATCAGAATCGATGCAAATCAGGCATATTGAAATGTACACACTGTATTCATCGGGAATGCCAACGACACAGGTGTTGGAGACGTCAGGGTGGTCAAGTAGGCAACCTTCCAGCTCCGCAGGTGCGACCTGGAATCCTTTTACCTTGACATATATGTTAGGTTTGCAGTCCCCATACCAATAACTAGCGAGCTAAAATTACCTTCATGATCTCCTAGCAAAACAGACATCAAGGATCCAAGCATTGAACACAACGTAAACGGCCAGGTAGTCAATTGAGACACTAACCTTTAGCCTATCCAACACAATCATCTCCCCATCTTCCATAATCTTTACCTCATCCCCCGTTCTTACCCATCTACAACGAGTTTAAATCGCGTCAATATAGATCCAATAGAGTTTGCTAATCTCGCCGCCAACGCGACCAATCTAGCAGGTTTACGATATAGCGGATTAACTTACCCATCAAGAAATGTTTCTTTAGTCCTATAGATTAAAAATAAAGATGTGTTAACTCGAGCATAACAATCATAACACCGAGATAGATGCGACCCAGGGTATATCCAAAGGGGGAGATAAATCATCATGAAGCAGAGGAAAAGGACGGTGTTTAAGGGGAGCAGCAAAGAAACGAGAAACTTACGCTTCAGCATTATTTGCGTAGCCCAGCGCGACAGAAGGCGTCCATACGATCAGCTCCCCAGCCTCTCCATAGTCCGCCAACGTTCCATCCTGCTTAACGACGCGCGCTACAATGCCAGGTAGCAGGTGTCCGCTACCTACAGCATTCCGAACATCAACACATTAGCTTTTTTCAAGACATAAACATAACAAGTAGTAAATATGCACGTACTTCCGGACACACCTCGTTTTCGTGTAATAGGCCACATCGTAGTAGCAGTGCACGTTTCCGTCATTCCTGTATTGCAATGTTTAGATTATCAGAATTTGGTTCAAGATCACGTATAGACCCCCAAAACACAAAATACCGCAGACATACCATAAGCTTGACCAATATGCGCATCGGGGAACATGGAAAAGAGTTGTTGGTTCAGTTCATGCGAAAGCGGTGCAGCCCCACACATAATCATCCGGATGTGCTTTCGAAGATCATATTTCTTCGTCGCTGGATGCTACAACCAACTAGCGTCAATTACCCCACTCCCCAAACCAAACGGCTCTCAACACCGCGTATCTACAAAAGGAAGGCTCACCTTGCACAGCAACACCACCTGCGGAGGCACAAGCCTACACAGAGAAATgatcgtcgacgtcgactcGCAGTCAGCTAAAGATAGCCTATCTCGGAGTAGTGGTAGATCTTACAGGAGATGGCTAATCCGATGCCGAACGATGCTATTCAGCATCTCTACGAAATTGAACTTCGGAATTACCACAAGAGACATCTAGATAGGGTGGTTGCGGGTAAAGGTTGTTGAGCATTACAGCAGCGCTCGCAACGCTATGTGACCAAAACGCATTGACTTACTCCACAGAACAAAATGTAGTGTAGCTAGAAATACCATCAATTAGCAAAAATAACGTTTTATTGGCGCCATTGCTCAtgatttgctctgacacagAGGGGATAAAAGTAGACGCACATTAATGACAAGACCATATATATCTGAGAATGCAGTAATGAATGCTTAGCTCATGGCCGTAGAAAACGTCAAATCAAGCAAACTCACGATAGAAGGGCAACACTAGGCAAGAGTAAAAATATCCAAATGATCAATATAAAGACTTAGTACTATATCACCGAGCCAGTGGCGTTGAAAGTTACAATACGCACCTCCTATCGCGACATCCCCAGGACGAAATCGTTGGTCATTCCAGTCGCAGTAATTTTGGTTCACCTTGTTGTGTGCTGCTATTTGAATGACATTCGCGATCAACGCGAAGTGAGGGATAGCGACAGCCTAGAATAACATACAAATTTCTCGGTCAATGATCGCTTCAAAttgattgatgatgctgCAAGAATAAGATGAACAATTCACTGACCTTTGGTCGCCCAGTAGTGCCTGACGAAAAGCTCAGGAATGCCAACTTGGTCTTCGCCTCGCCAGGAGCCAGCCGCCTCTCAACATACCCAACCTTATTCTTCATCCCAAACTCCACCAGGCTGCTGATTGTCTCGTGGCTGCTGCCCCGAAGCACCTCTCCGGAGGTAGTGTTATGACTTACGTCAAACAACACGACGCGCGCAGATGGGAGACCCGCCTCGCGTGCTGCGTCCAGTGCGATTGACAACGACTCCGGGTGGACCATGATGACAGCGGCATTGGTCGCTTGCAATTGATACAGCAGCTCACTGCTCGTGTAATCTGGATTCGCGCCACTGGAAGGTAGACAAGATGGGAAGTAGGGTAGGTTCCATTTCAGCCCCCGCGTCCTGCCGCGGCGCACTAGATGGCGCGAAGAGAAGGGTAGGTTACTTACGATATGACACCCCCGAGTCTGTGTACTGCCCAAATGGCGACAGGGTAGTCTGAGAATCATCACGTATCAGCGCCGGGAGAAGGATATGAAAGTTCTGTAGGAGTGGATTCTGGAAAGCACGAGTATGTAGTACTTACCGACATGATTGCGGCTGAAGACGAGAACTTAACAAGGGAGAGCTTCCATGAGCAACATGAGGCATAGACGGTGAAACATTGCTCGTACCAACGTCGTTCTCTCCTGCAAGCACCATGTAAATGTTGAGTTCACGGTGGCAAGACCCACAATCGATAGTATGAATGCTACACACCGATATTATACTTCAAATGTAGTCCATTCGCAAGCGCGTGAGTACGAGCTCGCAACTAGTCATTGGATTAGGACAATATCAGCAGAATATCCAACAAATACgcacctcttcctctccaaaCTGCTTCCCATTGTCATCCTGAATCAGCCATGGCACTCCAGCACGCCTTTGTGGGCGACATTCATGATCCGACTCGAAGATAAACTGCGGTATCGTCATATTATCAGGAATAGGGGGTAGAGGTATACCCAGGGCACGTCGCTCCCTTGACTTCATCGATGCAGGCAGAGACGCGGTGGTGGTATCTATTGAAGGCATTGTTGTTACAAACGTTTCAATCGAGAAAAGCGTCTTGTAGCTCTCTCGCGCTTTATATCAGCAAAGCAACGTTCAAACTACCCTCTCCATTCCATGCCCATTTGGTCATCCTTCTTTAGGTGTGCACCCGGAACCGGCTTACTGGAGAAAAAAGGCAAGTTCCCTGACCTTACGTATCAGGTGGTCGGGCAGTCAGCAAAATGTGTGTGTGTCAGTATATCGACCAAAAAGAGACCGTGGATCACGCATATTGAAGTCAGCAGGGACGCGTCGACAGAATACTCTCTTCCCACTTTTCGGTCTTTTCCGCAGTTGTGTAATTTTGAAGTCAGGTTGTCATGCTTAAGCAAATATATAACCAAGGCAAAGGGAGGCATAGGAATTATTGTGGATATTCAGTTgaccaagagttgaattgAAAGCTGAAGCGCTGACAGCTGAGGTAAAGGGTAAAATTAATAATTCGATAATATAACTTTAAACCGCTTCGGCAACTCTACAATTTTCCCCTCGCCAATGGAGGGTGAGAATCAACATTGGAAATCTGTGACATCACTGCTTGCCGTAAAATTCTCCTCAAGATTTTGCCACTGCCGTTCTTCTGTAAAATTCGGACGACAGGGTTAGTTACGCAACAGTTTCAAGTCTGAGGTGTCAACAAGAAAGATGATATCCGTGGACTACTTACCGGAATCTCGTCGACGATGCGAACGCCGCCTCGTAGGTGTTTGTGTGTAGACTTTCTATTTTCCACATGCTAAACTCGAAACAATAGAGCAAGTCTCGATAAGCCTAAGAAAAGATCATTAAGAATAGTGCCGAACCTTGATTAGACTGTCAGTCAGATATGTCTCCACGCACGAGCCGTCTGTCAGTAGCTCCCTGGCTGCCGCTGTAAGCACAACCAAGGCCATTGGTGCCTCGCCACTACGATTGTTAGGGATCCCAATGACACATGCTTCGGCCACGTCGGGGTGAGATAGAAGGCAATCTTCAAGCTCTGAGGGCGCCACCTGAAATCCGTTTACCTTCATAAACTCCTGAGAGTTTGTCAATTGTAAGCCACTCATTATGGACCGTGAACGACTTGAGTCGTAATAGTGTATACCTTAAGTCGATCGTGTACGAATACCTCTTGATCATCCGTCATGGTAACTTCGTCTCCTGTATGAACCCAGCTTGAAGAAATGAACGTTATCAGCCAGTCAGATAGTTATTGCAGACAAATTACCCATCAATGAAAGTCTCCCTCGTGCTGAAGCAAAGATAAGTCAAATCAAAAATACCAGTGAGAAATTCAGTGACTCGAAGTACGTACGCTGCACTATTGTGGAGGTAGCCCAGTGCCATACCAGGACCTTTGACCACCAGTTCTCCTCTTTCGCCGTATCGAGCAAGGCTACCGTCGGGCTTCAGAACTCGAGCATGGATTCCTGGGAGTAGTTTACCACTGCCTGGTGTATTTCAGTTTCTGCAGTTATTTTGGGCCATATCAAAAATAACCCACTTCCCAAAGAGCCGCGTTTTTGAGAGCCAGAAACCATTGCCAATGACACAGTCATTTCAGTAAGACCTACTGTAAAGTCAACTAGAAGTATGATAGCCATACAAACCTCACGTACCGTAAGCCTGTCCAATCTGTGCAGCAGGAAAGACATCACACAGTCTATTATGTATATCCATTGATAGAGGAGCAGCGCCTAAGTATGAGGTCAATCTATACTCAATAACAGATAAAACATGCGCCTTGTCACCTATCAGAACATATTTGATGTGCGTGAAATTGTACCGTTTAGCTACCGGATTCTACGCTGACCTCATTACAGTCGGGTATTAATTAGCTGATACAGACACGAACCTTGGTAAAATGGATCGCTATCGGTGGAACAATACTTAATTGAATTTTGCCTTCAGTGAGTCTCGACACAGAAGGCGCTACTTGCAAAAATGTGGCACATACATCAGGTGAGATATTCTATGCTTGAATATACTCTGGCACAATGCAGGAAAGTCGTATTTTGGTACGACCACAACAGTCATCTAGATCTTATTAGGCAAATAGACTCTTTCTTACATATAGCAGTCAACTTACTGCACAGAATAGTGCCAAGTGAAGCTAGATTGACGAAGTTCAGCCGAGTTAGCCGGGCGAATGACGTAGGTAAATGCAACCACTGCAACTCACAGAGATAATCAATCCTGCGACGTCTGATCGTGTTTGGTTCAGCGAATCTATTGGAGTATTATCACGTTCTCAAGACCCACGATAGAAAGGCAGAACTATAATTCAGCCTAGTTAACACCGAGCAATTAAATATCGACATTTGGTAAGAATTCTTACCTCCTAATGAGACATCACCTGGTCGATACGTCCAAAGCTCACGCTGGCATGGTGCTCTGTCGACGTGATTGTGAACTGCCATTTGAATGATATTCGCAATGAGAGCATGGTGTGGAATCGCGACAGCCTATAGCAGATATAGAATGGATCCGTTACGATCAATCAGGAAGACGGATGGATGTGCTGAAAAATCGTGCCTTTGGCATCCCTGTAGTACCCGATGACCAGCATAGGATCGCTATCTTTGTCTTGCCTTCCCCTTTTCTTAACTTCGTCTCATGAAATGCCCTAGGATGAACTCTGCCTTGCCGTATAAGGTCAGGCACATTTCGAAAGATCTGATAGTCGTAGATGACACCGAAATTAGTGTTAGGATTGTCAAGAATGATGATTCTGTTAGTTGGCACCCCAGCCAGACTTGCCGCCAGCACCGCTACTCCGAGAAGGGTCGAGTGTACGAAAATGTAGGTTACCCTTGCGGTCGTCAACTGATAGGCCACTTCTTCCGGTTTGAATTGAGGATTTGAAAATCTTTATGTTGGATAGATATATGAGAGCTTCAGAAATGTAACGATTGGCAAATTAACGTACGAGACAACGCCGCCTAGTTTGTGAAAAGCCCATACAGCGACTGGGTAATCTATAAGCGCTCGCATGAGCTCAGTGTTCGGATGTAGAATGTCCATGCATACATATATCATTTGGGCTCAGAATCAAAGCTAAATAATCGTAAGTGCTAAATCCATGGCTATGAGTAGAGGATAAACCTACCTATATCCTTTTCCCCTGCAAAATAGACACGATTGTGGGTTTGAGCGCTTGTGCCGGTGTTCAAATTTAAATAGTTGTATACAGACCGAGATTGAAAGCCAAATAAAGGCCGTTCGCAAGATCGTCGGTCTGAGCTTTGAGCTGATCAAATTTAGCCTTTAGTTGCCGACTCAAGGTCCACAAAATTGTATTCACTCACCGATTCAAAGCTCACCGACCGTCCTGAAGTATCATCTATGAGGCAGGGCATAAGGTTGCTCCTCGTTGGCCGTATATCATGTTCATAATCCAGCATAAATTGAGCGATAGTGAGGTTATCAGGGATATGAGGGAGAAGCTCCTTGTCTGTGTGAAGCTCAGCCATCTTCGGCTGGAATTCGCGTCGCAGGGGAGAAACAATTGACGTTGAAATGTTCCTACTCTTCTTTATACATTGTGTATTTGCCGGCCACGAGCCTGCTTAGAAGATGTTAACTAACGCCAAAAGGAAAAGGGCTCAATAAGATCTGGCCAGATCTGACAATAAAAGCTCATCCTCGAAGACTTCGGGTCCCTGAGGTTTACTATCCTCCCTCTGTCGGTTTAAGGACTGAAAAAAACAAGGCTGATTAATGAGCCGAGGTAGACGAAATAAGACAAATGCTCACACCAACCTCCCTCAGGAGACGGTGCATCTTTTCGTCAAATCGCGAGCACTCGAGAATAGATGGATAATTGCCATTAACGAGATTAAAGGTAAAATATGTTCATCACAGGGAGAATCATCCATCCGGTGTCTTACGGCTGCTAATAGAATTGGCCGGAGGCTGAATTCTTCAGAGGAGTCATGAACGCCGGAAAGACCGAAGCTGATGCTGAAGGTTGTGTAAAGTCGAAGACGTTTAAGATAAGTTGAGGAAGCAAAGCCACAGTTGGGTAAGAACCTGTAGGAAGTTCTCTAGTTCAGATTTGGCAAATTAAACCATGCGTTGTGATATCGGGCGAGTCACAGGGTCTcggaaggaaaaaaaaaccagCAATCAAGTGGTTCGTGGACCGCTGCATTTGAGTGCCATCGCTACAAGTACATCGTGTTCATAAACGCGATAAAATGGGGGTCTCCGATTGGGGCTCTCTCTCCCCAGTGTCCTTCACACCACTCCCATTGTCATTCCCCTTCAGGCCCTTGAACCATGACAGGAGCGTTCCTGgccttccatcttcttcctgaACCTTGGCTTCTGCGATAAGCATCGGCCGGTGTTTATACCACCATCGCATCGCAGCTTCCTTCTCGCGATCTCCAGTCTTCTCAAGCAATTCACTGAAGAGGGCAGCTACCAATTCGgccttttttccttttccttccgGAGTAGTAGTGTCGCGAGTATCGTCTTGGGGGTATTCCAAGATCAATGACCGAATTCGATCCAGAGCTCGCAGTATCAGAGAAAGAGGTAATGAGGATACGGTCGAGATCAACACCAAGTGTAGTCGATACAGTCGTTCGGCATTTTGGTCATTGTCGTCAGATCGTGCCTTTCCTTTACCTTTCGCATCTTTTGGTAGAGGCGATAGTTCATGAATCGTATCCAAAATTAATTGGATGCAGTACCAGGCGAGTGTATATGAATCATCGGGTCGTTCATCTGAGGTGACAGTGCTTGCGCTCACGCTGGCACTCCGCACAAGAGCCGAATATGCCAGCCGTAGCTGTGGTGTGCTAAGCTTCCCATCCACCGAATTCTAACAGAAAAGTAAATCCAAGGGATAGTGATCAGATTTCTGCGgtagaaagaagaaaggtaagGCTAAAATATAGCTATAGCACCGGTTGAATCGGTAGGAAGTGTGCGTCGCATTAACAATTTTCCCAGTCTGGGATTGCTCCAGTATAGCAAACCGCAACTTTTGTAACGCAGGCCGACACCAAGGTAGAGAAAAGAAACCATACACAAAAGCAAAAATAACACTCACGTCAATCAGGCACGAAGCGTAGAATGGAATCATGCGCTTCACAAACGTTGCTGAGAGAACAGATTCCTGGTTTGTACTAGTCGCAAAATCCGCCTCGGGTCCGACATTTTTGTTCTCGTTATCAGAGCTAATCACACTTGATAACACCCTGGCAGCAAAAGATTGCTCAATCATGGGCTTTTGTTTGCCTAAAGAGCCACCCGAGTCCTTTGGAGACAGTTGAACTGGTTCGGTACTCTGATTTCCGGGAAGGTATTGCTGTTGACGCTGAGCGTGCGATGCAAATATGGCAAGGATGACCGAATGAGCAGACTCATACGTCTCCCGATGAGATGGGTCGGAAAGATGCCTATGAAAGACCCGTAAGTAAAAAGCCATAATCTTGTGAAGGTTTGTGAAGAGAAGATGAAACCCTATGGCTACCCGCTAGGTAGCCAGTCAGACGAGAACCTCCCAATGCAGCTCAGTCAATTCAACTTTGACTAATAGTGCACTATATGACTAACGCATCCGCTTTGGTCATAAAATGAAGGCAATTTGGATCATAAAATCAAGACGCCCCTTTACTGGGTAGCTACTCGGTGGCGCAGGTTGTGAGGAAAGTAAAAGGTCAACCGACTCACGGATAGCATACGCCCCATACCCAGTCTCTGATGCATTTATCACTTAAAACTGGGACTAACTGCTCAATACTTGCGAGTACAAAAGCCTGCTTGGCTTGGCGTGGGGATGTTGCCGCTATTGAAAGGTCGGGTCAACCCccgcaattttgatgaaatATGACGTTAAAACCTACCACTTTCCGCCCTTTGAGAGTTAAGAGTGAAGCATATTTGTTGGACATAGGCCTCGGCCTTGAGACCAGAATCCCCAGTTGCTCCATCGCCTTGAGCAAGTATATCTAGGGCGAGATAAAAGGTTTTCTTCAGTTGTTCGAAACCTTGAGATGTCGTAGTAACACCCCCGAACTCTGAGATCACGAAAGAGAGATGGGATAAAATGTGTAATGTTTGCAGTGCCAAAGAAGCAGGGGTGACCTCGAAGGATTGAGGCGATAGGTAAATGGCCGCCGAAAGCACCGAATCGGTCAGCATGATGGTGGTAAAAAGAAGGGTTTTCAGGGTCATCCATATCGACTTGGTAATAGCCTTCGAATCCGATGCTAAAGAAAGCTTATCAGTAGATGGTGAGCTGCGATGGTAGCATCTTCCTACCAATATCAAGATCCGTGAAGCTTGCTAATGGACATGCAATCCAATCGCGTTCGACAACCTTGGTGAGCTCTTGCAGAGTGTCCAATGTTTCAGATATAGTACAAAGTCCATCGGACAGTCTTGATAGAGATGGTGAGTCGATGAGGAGCTCCAAAACATATGCGGTAAATCTTGAAACTGATGCCATAGACTTTGTCAACGGAGAAGATGACATTGATTGCAATGTTTGAGAAAGAGGGGATGTAGGCTAAGGTTCGAGATTTCTCAGTTATGACAGTAAACAAATTGTATGATGAGTTCACCTACCGATATGTGGACTTGGTGATTTGGAGATAGAGTAACAGAGGCGGATACAGATGACAAGAATGTTCCAGCCTTGAAGGCGGATGAAATCGTAGAAGTCAAAAGACGGGCAAGAATGGGCAGAGGAAGTGCCTTCAGTTTATGCCGTGCGACTAGGGGTAGAGACTGGGAAGCAAGAATCAGAACCAATGACAGGATATCTGTCGTGGATATGAGGCAAATGTGTAAGCTGGGAGAGGAAGAACTCGCCTTGACCTGCGGGTTGGAACTCTTTCTCCCATTCCTCAATTCCGCTCGAAGACGGAGAAGTGCTGAAACCATGAGCATACGTATCCATGACTTCGGCGAGAGAAACGACCGTCTCATCTTCTACTCCCGACCTCGCGCTCCCAATGTCCAcaccctctttcttctcgccCTTCTGTCCGACTTTCAAGTCCTCAACCCCCAGAAGCAGTCCAGAACACGAGGCAAGCCTCAACACAGGATG encodes:
- a CDS encoding putative 4-coumarate--CoA ligase 3, whose product is MPSIDTTTASLPASMKSRERRALGIPLPPIPDNMTIPQFIFESDHECRPQRRAGVPWLIQDDNGKQFGEEELRARTHALANGLHLKYNIAAIMSNPLLQNFHILLPALIRDDSQTTLSPFGQYTDSGVSYLRRGRTRGLKWNLPYFPSCLPSSGANPDYTSSELLYQLQATNAAVIMVHPESLSIALDAAREAGLPSARVVLFDVSHNTTSGEVLRGSSHETISSLVEFGMKNKVGYVERRLAPGEAKTKLAFLSFSSGTTGRPKAVAIPHFALIANVIQIAAHNKVNQNYCDWNDQRFRPGDVAIGVLPFYHIYGLVINHPATKKYDLRKHIRMIMCGAAPLSHELNQQLFSMFPDAHIGQAYGMTETCTATTMWPITRKRGVSGSSGHLLPGIVARVVKQDGTLADYGEAGELIVWTPSVALGYANNAEATKETFLDGWVRTGDEVKIMEDGEMIVLDRLKVKGFQVAPAELEGCLLDHPDVSNTCVVGIPDEYSGEVPLAYVVLTADASKRASQSAAAAEAIKASIIKHVAQNKIHYKHLVGGVEFVSAIPTSPSGKLLRRVLRDQAKELRKVKAKL
- a CDS encoding 4-coumarate--CoA ligase-like 2 yields the protein MLSLRISFKWQFTITSTEHHASVSFGRIDQMTVVVVPKYDFPALCQSIFKHRISHLIDPFYQGAAPLSMDIHNRLCDVFPAAQIGQAYVGLTEMTVSLAMVSGSQKRGSLGSSGKLLPGIHARVLKPDGSLARYGERGELVVKGPGMALGYLHNSAATRETFIDGWVHTGDEVTMTDDQEVFVHDRLKVAPSELEDCLLSHPDVAEACVIGIPNNRSGEAPMALVVLTAAARELLTDGSMWKIESLHTNTYEAAFASSTRFRLETVA